One window of the Oncorhynchus keta strain PuntledgeMale-10-30-2019 chromosome 31, Oket_V2, whole genome shotgun sequence genome contains the following:
- the LOC118364552 gene encoding C-C chemokine receptor type 5-like — protein MPDKDMEPTTEYNYSSYYDDTEGVYTSEPCNNANVKEFGRVFLPTLYSLVFIVGFIGNGLVVCVLVMFKRIRSMTDLCLFNLALSDLFFIISLPFWSHYATAAKWLLGDFMCRLVTGLYMLGFYGSIFFMVILTVDRYVVIVHAHTMARPRSVRVGVTLSLFMWALSLCASLPTIIFTKVNNESGLTTCKPEYPEGSMWRQVSYLEMNVLGLLLPLSVMVICYSRIVPMLVNIKTTKKHKAIKLIIIIVVVFFCFWTPYNVVILLRYLETQSYFGDCTTHKNIDLAMQWTEVIAFTHCCLNPIIYAFAGQKFMSLVLKLLRKWMPMCFARPYVSGLSERNISVYSRSSEISSTRLL, from the exons ATGCCTG ACAAGGATATGGAGCCAACAACAGAATATAACTATTCCTCCTACTACGATGATACAGAAGGTGTATATACATCAGAGCCCTGCAACAATGCCAATGTGAAGGAGTTTGGACGGGTGTTTCTGCCTACACTCTACAGCCTGGTCTTCATCGTGGGCTTCATCGGTAATGGCCTGGTGGTCTGTGTCCTGGTGATGTTTAAGAGGATCAGAAGCATGACAGACCTCTGTCTCTTCAACCTGGCTCTGTCTGACCTTTTCTTCATCATCTCCCTGCCTTTCTGGTCCCACTACGCCACGGCAGCCAAGTGGCTCCTGGGGGACTTTATGTGCCGACTGGTAACCGGACTATACATGCTTGGGTTTTATGGCAGCATCTTCTTCATGGTGATCTTGACAGTGGATCGCTATGTGGTCATAGTCCACGCTCACACCATGGCCAGGCCCAGATCAGTCCGAGTAGGGGTCACTCTGTCTCTGTTCATGTGGGCTCTCAGTCTCTGTGCCTCTCTGCCTACAATCATCTTCACCAAAGTAAATAATGAGTCTGGGCTTACAACATGTAAACCAGAGTATCCAGAGGGTAGCATGTGGCGCCAGGTTTCTTATTTAGAGATGAATGTCTTGggtctacttctccctctctccgtcaTGGTGATCTGCTATTCCAGAATTGTTCCGATGTTAGTCAATATCAAAACCACCAAAAAGCACAAAGCCATCAAACTGATAATCATCATAGTAGTGGTCTTTTTCTGCTTTTGGACCCCATACAATGTGGTCATTCTCCTGCGTTATCTGGAGACCCAGAGCTATTTTGGGGACTGTACAACTCACAAGAACATAGATCTGGCAATGCAGTGGACAGAGGTGATAGCGTTCACACACTGTTGTTTGAATCCGATCATCTATGCCTTTGCAGGGCAGAAATTCATGAGTCTTGTCCTGAAGTTACTAAGAAAATGGATGCCAATGTGCTTTGCCAGGCCTTATGTTAGTGGGTTGTCTGAAAGAAATATCTCAGTCTATTCCAGGTCTTCTGAAATATCATCTACAAGACTGCTGTAG